One genomic window of Triplophysa rosa linkage group LG11, Trosa_1v2, whole genome shotgun sequence includes the following:
- the casc3 gene encoding protein CASC3 isoform X2, with product MADRRRRRRRVSQDSEEEDESASGSESGRSSSAGRKARGRDPEPVEAPVERVVPKSDCVSECESEDGVGEAVLSDYDSADLEENGSHTEGGEDEEEGEHFSEEEASRPAAEPKPAADPPAEEELEVEEKDEGVKEVKAEKENLSGERQSGDGQESTEDPENKSDSKGSQKLDDDEDRKNPAYIPRRGLFFEHDVRGQTQEEERPKGRHRKLWKDEGRWVHDRFREEEQVPKSREELVAFYGYDIRNGTGPSDGRSYRSRKPRHGSPNREPRRQRDGEKFVRTTWQGPPPGHRNPPQSVTLQSGPPTAPPAGPKPTGRTSAQPPHRSFHNSRGPTASHRTEGRGYPKPSLDGPPPRGSRSQPAEVERGPRLKGRGSHSGRADRSPALLVEDIHSEEEEGEIPLATTTYTAHHYKTERDRVPSPRKQDPGLVAEGQMRESSPPQERTVEKKSYSLVRRATRTRPSDLGKQASLDDSSSTVQQAATAAKGESWQEQSDAGTQGGLSGLDQDLARLSLAGQNWAQSPPSYLQAEMRGIRSSMHMGGGPPQYGNMEDMGVGSGRAKRYSSQRQRPVPEPAPMHIGVMEGHYYEPMSFQGPIYTHGESPGALPPQGMLVQPDMHLPHPTHPGHPGLHPHQSGGPMPNPALYAAPPVSMSPGQPPPQQLLPPPFYPPPGVMTFGNTNYPYPAGATLPPMYPNPQAQVQVYGGVTYYDTVQQQAQPKRSPPRRSSHPVTVRPPPPEFLQF from the exons ATGGCGGACCGGCGGCGACGGAGACGGCGCGTCTCACAGGACAGCGAGGAGGAGGATGAGTCTGCCTCGGGATCCGAGAGCGGGAGATCCTCTTCGGCCGGTAGGAAGGCTCGCGGAAGAGATCCCGAGCCGGTGGAAGCGCCAGTGGAGCGCGTCGTCCCCAAAAGCGACTGTGTGTcggagtgt GAAAGTGAAGACGGCGTAGGCGAAG CTGTGCTATCAGACTATGACAGTGCTGATCTGGAGGAGAATGGATCACACACTGAG GGAGGCGAAGATGAGGAGGAAGGCGAGCATTTTAGTGAAGAAGAGGCCTCACGACCTGCCGCAGAACCGAAACCTGCTGCAGACCCCCCTGCGGAAGAAGAGCTGGAGGTCGAAGAGAAAGATGAAGGGGTGAAAGAAGTTAAAGCGGAGAAGGAAAATCTGTCCGGAGAGAGGCAGAGTGGTGACGGACAG GAAAGCACAGAGGACCCTGAGAATAAATCGGACAGTAAAGGCAGTCAGAAGCTGGACGACGATGAAGACCGGAAGAATCCAGCGTACATCCCCCGAAGAGGGCTCTTTTTCGAGCATGATGTCAGAGGTCAGACTCAAGAAGAAGAGAG ACCTAAAGGGAGACACAGGAAGTTGTGGAAGGACGAGGGTCGTTGGGTACACGATAGGTTCCGTGAAGAGGAGCAGGTGCCAAAGTCCCGCGAAGAGCTTGTCGCTTTTTACGGTTATGACATACGCAATGGCACAGGACCAAGTGACGGACGGTCGTACCGTTCTCGAAAACCCAG aCATGGTTCACCCAATCGAGAGCCTAGGCGCCAACGTGATGGCGAAAAGTTTGTTCGTACTACCTGGCAGGGCCCCCCTCCTGGTCACCGCAATCCCCCTCAGTCTGTTACTCTACAATCAGGCCCACCCACTGCTCCCCCTGCAGGACCCAAACCCACCGGACGAACCTCAGCTCAGCCTCCCCACCGTAGTTTCCATAACAGTCGAGGCCCAACAGCCTCGCACAGGACAGAAGGCAGAGGGTACCCGAAGCCCAGCCTTGACGGCCCGCCACCTCGTGGTTCGCGGTCTCAGCCAGCGGAGGTCGAGAGGGGTCCAAGGCTCAAGGGCCGTGGCTCTCACTCCGGCCGTGCTGACCGTAGCCCAGCACTGCTGGTGGAGGACATCCACAGCGAGGAAGAGGAGGGTGAAATTCCACTGGCGACGACTACATACACTGCTCATCACTACAAGACTGAAAGAGATAGGGTTCCATCGCCACGGAAACAGGACCCAGGTCTTGTGGCAGAAGGGCAAATGCGAGAATCATCTCCACCTCAAGAGAGAACGGTGGAAAAGAAATCGTACTCGCTGGTGCGGAGGGCGACGAGAACGCGGCCATCTGACCTCGGTAAGCAGGCGTCATTAGATGATTCTTCATCTACTGTACAGCAAGCGGCAACGGCGGCAAAGGGTGAGTCATGGCAAGAGCAGAGCGATGCAGGAACGCAAGGTGGACTGTCGGGGCTTGATCAGGACCTGGCCCGCCTCAGCCTGGCGGGGCAGAACTGGGCCCAGAGCCCGCCTTCCTACCTACAGGCTGAGATGAGGG GTATCCGTAGTTCAATGCACATGGGTGGAGGCCCTCCTCAGTATGGAAACATGGAGGATATG ggTGTCGGTAGTGGTCGGGCAAAGCGGTATTCATCACAGCGCCAGAGGCCAGTTCCTGAACCTGCGCCCATGCACATAGGAGTCATGGAGGGCCATTATTACGAACCCA TGTCTTTCCAGGGACCAATCTATACACACGGGGAGAGCCCAGGAGCCCTTCCTCCTCAAGGCATGCTCGTTCAGCCTGACATGCACCTTCCACACCCCACTCACCCTGGACACCCAG GCTTACATCCGCACCAATCTGGTGGGCCGATGCCCAATCCTGCTCTTTATGCAGCCCCACCCGTTTCTATGTCACCTGGGCAACCCCCTCCACAGCAGCTGCTACCCCCACCCTTCTATCCCCCTCCAGGTGTCATGACCTTTGGGAACACCAATTACCCGTACCCTGCTGGAGCTACGCTACCTCCAATGTACCCCAACCCCCAG GCACAGGTGCAGGTGTACGGCGGGGTGACGTACTACGACACGGTTCAGCAGCAAGCTCAGCCCAAACGCTCCCCACCCCGGCGGTCTTCTCATCCTGTTACTGTCAGACCTCCACCTCCCGAG tttctaCAGTTTTAA
- the casc3 gene encoding protein CASC3 isoform X1: MADRRRRRRRVSQDSEEEDESASGSESGRSSSAGRKARGRDPEPVEAPVERVVPKSDCVSECESEDGVGEAVLSDYDSADLEENGSHTEGGEDEEEGEHFSEEEASRPAAEPKPAADPPAEEELEVEEKDEGVKEVKAEKENLSGERQSGDGQESTEDPENKSDSKGSQKLDDDEDRKNPAYIPRRGLFFEHDVRGQTQEEERPKGRHRKLWKDEGRWVHDRFREEEQVPKSREELVAFYGYDIRNGTGPSDGRSYRSRKPRHGSPNREPRRQRDGEKFVRTTWQGPPPGHRNPPQSVTLQSGPPTAPPAGPKPTGRTSAQPPHRSFHNSRGPTASHRTEGRGYPKPSLDGPPPRGSRSQPAEVERGPRLKGRGSHSGRADRSPALLVEDIHSEEEEGEIPLATTTYTAHHYKTERDRVPSPRKQDPGLVAEGQMRESSPPQERTVEKKSYSLVRRATRTRPSDLGKQASLDDSSSTVQQAATAAKGESWQEQSDAGTQGGLSGLDQDLARLSLAGQNWAQSPPSYLQAEMRGIRSSMHMGGGPPQYGNMEDMGVGSGRAKRYSSQRQRPVPEPAPMHIGVMEGHYYEPMSFQGPIYTHGESPGALPPQGMLVQPDMHLPHPTHPGHPGLHPHQSGGPMPNPALYAAPPVSMSPGQPPPQQLLPPPFYPPPGVMTFGNTNYPYPAGATLPPMYPNPQAQVQVYGGVTYYDTVQQQAQPKRSPPRRSSHPVTVRPPPPEDRNRKPAEEIHS, translated from the exons ATGGCGGACCGGCGGCGACGGAGACGGCGCGTCTCACAGGACAGCGAGGAGGAGGATGAGTCTGCCTCGGGATCCGAGAGCGGGAGATCCTCTTCGGCCGGTAGGAAGGCTCGCGGAAGAGATCCCGAGCCGGTGGAAGCGCCAGTGGAGCGCGTCGTCCCCAAAAGCGACTGTGTGTcggagtgt GAAAGTGAAGACGGCGTAGGCGAAG CTGTGCTATCAGACTATGACAGTGCTGATCTGGAGGAGAATGGATCACACACTGAG GGAGGCGAAGATGAGGAGGAAGGCGAGCATTTTAGTGAAGAAGAGGCCTCACGACCTGCCGCAGAACCGAAACCTGCTGCAGACCCCCCTGCGGAAGAAGAGCTGGAGGTCGAAGAGAAAGATGAAGGGGTGAAAGAAGTTAAAGCGGAGAAGGAAAATCTGTCCGGAGAGAGGCAGAGTGGTGACGGACAG GAAAGCACAGAGGACCCTGAGAATAAATCGGACAGTAAAGGCAGTCAGAAGCTGGACGACGATGAAGACCGGAAGAATCCAGCGTACATCCCCCGAAGAGGGCTCTTTTTCGAGCATGATGTCAGAGGTCAGACTCAAGAAGAAGAGAG ACCTAAAGGGAGACACAGGAAGTTGTGGAAGGACGAGGGTCGTTGGGTACACGATAGGTTCCGTGAAGAGGAGCAGGTGCCAAAGTCCCGCGAAGAGCTTGTCGCTTTTTACGGTTATGACATACGCAATGGCACAGGACCAAGTGACGGACGGTCGTACCGTTCTCGAAAACCCAG aCATGGTTCACCCAATCGAGAGCCTAGGCGCCAACGTGATGGCGAAAAGTTTGTTCGTACTACCTGGCAGGGCCCCCCTCCTGGTCACCGCAATCCCCCTCAGTCTGTTACTCTACAATCAGGCCCACCCACTGCTCCCCCTGCAGGACCCAAACCCACCGGACGAACCTCAGCTCAGCCTCCCCACCGTAGTTTCCATAACAGTCGAGGCCCAACAGCCTCGCACAGGACAGAAGGCAGAGGGTACCCGAAGCCCAGCCTTGACGGCCCGCCACCTCGTGGTTCGCGGTCTCAGCCAGCGGAGGTCGAGAGGGGTCCAAGGCTCAAGGGCCGTGGCTCTCACTCCGGCCGTGCTGACCGTAGCCCAGCACTGCTGGTGGAGGACATCCACAGCGAGGAAGAGGAGGGTGAAATTCCACTGGCGACGACTACATACACTGCTCATCACTACAAGACTGAAAGAGATAGGGTTCCATCGCCACGGAAACAGGACCCAGGTCTTGTGGCAGAAGGGCAAATGCGAGAATCATCTCCACCTCAAGAGAGAACGGTGGAAAAGAAATCGTACTCGCTGGTGCGGAGGGCGACGAGAACGCGGCCATCTGACCTCGGTAAGCAGGCGTCATTAGATGATTCTTCATCTACTGTACAGCAAGCGGCAACGGCGGCAAAGGGTGAGTCATGGCAAGAGCAGAGCGATGCAGGAACGCAAGGTGGACTGTCGGGGCTTGATCAGGACCTGGCCCGCCTCAGCCTGGCGGGGCAGAACTGGGCCCAGAGCCCGCCTTCCTACCTACAGGCTGAGATGAGGG GTATCCGTAGTTCAATGCACATGGGTGGAGGCCCTCCTCAGTATGGAAACATGGAGGATATG ggTGTCGGTAGTGGTCGGGCAAAGCGGTATTCATCACAGCGCCAGAGGCCAGTTCCTGAACCTGCGCCCATGCACATAGGAGTCATGGAGGGCCATTATTACGAACCCA TGTCTTTCCAGGGACCAATCTATACACACGGGGAGAGCCCAGGAGCCCTTCCTCCTCAAGGCATGCTCGTTCAGCCTGACATGCACCTTCCACACCCCACTCACCCTGGACACCCAG GCTTACATCCGCACCAATCTGGTGGGCCGATGCCCAATCCTGCTCTTTATGCAGCCCCACCCGTTTCTATGTCACCTGGGCAACCCCCTCCACAGCAGCTGCTACCCCCACCCTTCTATCCCCCTCCAGGTGTCATGACCTTTGGGAACACCAATTACCCGTACCCTGCTGGAGCTACGCTACCTCCAATGTACCCCAACCCCCAG GCACAGGTGCAGGTGTACGGCGGGGTGACGTACTACGACACGGTTCAGCAGCAAGCTCAGCCCAAACGCTCCCCACCCCGGCGGTCTTCTCATCCTGTTACTGTCAGACCTCCACCTCCCGAG GACCGTAACAGAAAGCCAGCTGAGGAGATCCATTCCTAg